In Streptomyces sp. 840.1, one DNA window encodes the following:
- a CDS encoding regulator, translating into MSERPPQRTPNRRLASLITEAGFSNAGLARRVDQLGLEHGLDLRYDKTSVTRWLRGQQPRGTTPALIAEVFTRRLGRRLSAQDLGLDACAPVYAGLEFAATPAEAVDIVSGLWRKDSGSHAELRKIAFTPAGLVVPSRDWLIGRADEWVARGGYGTGVNGHPGGAGLAGALGAVPEQGGPPGPGGRPGPRGPLPPRPPGPPAAHGLPGAPVPPHAPGGGPGAPGVPRQRQTDRGSGQKVSSGDVAALRSVAELFRTLDNAYGGGHARQALVRYLEHETEPMLRGTYGEATGRRLFAAAADLTRLAGWTSYDIAAHGLAQRYFVQSLRLAQAAGDRAYGSYVLITMSRQAVYLGHGREAVQLARVAQQGIGSAAPNAVLALLHAVEARGHGVLGEAKACVASLARAERALEVSRPGDEVPHWARYFDEAQLADEFGHCHRDLQQYRAAAQHAERSLQLRAPAYARSRLFCRVVLASARLGLGELDQACRLGAEAAQQAAEMRSVRATEYVRDFERRLEPFRDAAPVRGYRERVAALG; encoded by the coding sequence ATGTCGGAACGACCTCCGCAGCGCACGCCCAACCGCCGACTCGCCTCGCTCATCACCGAAGCCGGATTCTCCAACGCCGGCCTCGCCCGCCGGGTGGACCAGCTCGGCCTCGAACACGGCCTGGACCTGCGGTACGACAAGACCTCCGTGACCCGCTGGCTGCGCGGACAGCAGCCGCGCGGGACCACCCCGGCCCTGATCGCGGAGGTCTTCACCCGGCGGCTCGGGCGCAGACTCTCCGCCCAGGATCTGGGCCTGGACGCCTGCGCACCCGTCTACGCGGGCCTGGAGTTCGCCGCGACGCCCGCCGAGGCGGTCGACATCGTCAGCGGGCTGTGGCGCAAGGACTCCGGCAGCCATGCGGAGCTGCGGAAGATCGCCTTCACCCCGGCAGGCCTGGTCGTCCCCAGCCGGGACTGGCTGATCGGCCGGGCGGACGAGTGGGTGGCGCGCGGCGGCTACGGCACAGGAGTGAACGGGCACCCCGGAGGCGCCGGGCTCGCCGGTGCCCTCGGCGCGGTCCCCGAGCAGGGCGGGCCCCCCGGCCCCGGCGGCCGCCCCGGTCCGCGGGGACCCCTCCCGCCCCGGCCGCCCGGCCCTCCGGCGGCCCACGGCCTGCCGGGCGCCCCCGTCCCGCCGCACGCGCCGGGCGGCGGCCCAGGCGCCCCGGGCGTCCCCCGGCAGCGGCAGACCGACCGGGGCTCGGGCCAGAAGGTCAGCAGCGGCGACGTCGCCGCGCTCAGGTCGGTCGCCGAGCTCTTCCGCACCCTGGACAACGCCTACGGCGGCGGCCACGCCCGCCAGGCCCTGGTGCGCTACCTGGAGCACGAGACGGAACCGATGCTGCGCGGCACCTACGGCGAGGCCACCGGCCGGCGGCTGTTCGCCGCCGCCGCCGATCTGACCCGACTCGCGGGCTGGACCTCGTACGACATCGCCGCGCACGGGCTCGCCCAGCGGTACTTCGTGCAGTCCTTACGGCTGGCCCAGGCCGCCGGGGACCGCGCCTACGGCAGCTACGTACTGATCACCATGAGCCGGCAGGCCGTCTACCTCGGGCACGGCCGGGAGGCGGTGCAGCTGGCGCGCGTCGCCCAGCAGGGCATCGGCTCGGCGGCACCGAACGCGGTACTGGCCCTGCTGCACGCGGTCGAGGCGCGCGGCCACGGGGTGCTCGGGGAGGCCAAGGCCTGCGTGGCGTCGCTGGCGCGGGCCGAGCGCGCGCTGGAGGTCTCCCGGCCCGGCGACGAAGTGCCGCACTGGGCGCGCTACTTCGACGAGGCCCAGCTCGCCGACGAGTTCGGGCACTGCCACCGGGACCTCCAGCAGTACCGGGCCGCCGCCCAGCACGCGGAGCGCTCGCTGCAGCTGCGGGCCCCCGCGTACGCCCGCAGCCGGCTGTTCTGCCGGGTGGTGCTGGCCTCCGCGCGGCTCGGGCTCGGAGAGCTCGACCAGGCCTGCCGGCTGGGCGCGGAGGCCGCCCAGCAGGCCGCCGAGATGCGATCGGTGCGCGCCACCGAGTACGTACGGGACTTCGAGCGCCGCCTCGAACCGTTCCGGGACGCCGCCCCGGTGCGCGGGTACCGGGAGCGGGTCGCCGCGCTCGGGTGA
- a CDS encoding NAD(P)/FAD-dependent oxidoreductase: MLSTAHHADVVIIGAGIAGLAAAHQLTSAGVSVSVLEAGPRVGGRMMTEEVDGFRLDLIGPLLNTSYPELYATPGLGELVLRNFSPGVLVHSEGRRQRTGEIRSTRGARNARGALKAARALASTPRAPLGGAITGAMGGAIEQARLGAALSRLAATPRARVLARPERTALEALSGRGLSPRTLNGFVRPLLTALLSDPALTTSSRCADLALRDYAGGRLCVPSGGSGTLPELLAAALPPGTVRTGVHVTAADITSVRTKEHGELGCRSLLLATGAGAAAELLPGLRVPSFHPVTVLHHTAPAPPPTGASLVLDADRSGPVAHTAVMSEVDPARAPHGRTLVSSTVLGTPPPELDRAVLAHLAVLYGTPTDDWELLAVHHDPEAVPAMAAPHDPHRQVRLLAGLYVCGDHRDTSTVQGALSSARRAADAILADLGVRPGHGSTAALPEAA, translated from the coding sequence GTGCTCAGCACGGCACACCACGCGGACGTCGTCATCATCGGGGCCGGGATCGCCGGCCTGGCAGCGGCTCACCAGCTGACCAGCGCGGGAGTGAGCGTCAGCGTTCTGGAGGCCGGCCCCCGGGTCGGCGGCCGGATGATGACCGAGGAGGTGGACGGATTCCGGCTCGACCTCATCGGCCCGCTCCTCAACACCTCCTACCCGGAGCTGTACGCGACACCCGGGCTCGGCGAGCTCGTCCTGCGGAACTTCTCCCCCGGCGTGCTCGTCCACAGCGAGGGCCGCCGCCAGCGCACCGGCGAGATACGGAGCACCCGGGGCGCGCGCAACGCCCGGGGCGCTCTCAAGGCGGCGCGCGCCCTCGCGAGTACCCCCAGGGCGCCGCTCGGCGGGGCCATCACCGGGGCCATGGGCGGCGCGATCGAACAGGCCAGGCTCGGCGCGGCGCTGTCCCGGCTCGCCGCCACCCCCCGGGCCCGCGTGCTGGCCAGGCCCGAACGGACCGCGCTGGAGGCCCTGTCCGGCCGCGGCCTGTCCCCCCGTACGCTCAACGGCTTCGTGCGCCCGCTGCTCACCGCGCTGCTCAGCGACCCCGCGCTCACCACGTCCAGCCGGTGCGCCGATCTCGCGCTGCGCGACTACGCCGGCGGCAGGCTCTGCGTACCGTCGGGGGGTTCGGGCACCCTGCCCGAGCTGCTGGCGGCGGCGCTGCCGCCCGGCACGGTGCGCACGGGCGTGCACGTCACGGCCGCCGACATCACCTCGGTGCGCACCAAGGAGCACGGCGAACTGGGCTGCCGCTCACTGCTGCTGGCCACCGGCGCGGGTGCCGCCGCCGAACTGCTGCCCGGTCTGCGGGTGCCGTCCTTCCACCCGGTGACGGTGCTTCACCACACCGCCCCCGCTCCCCCGCCGACCGGTGCGTCACTGGTGCTGGACGCCGACCGCTCGGGCCCGGTCGCGCACACCGCGGTGATGAGCGAGGTCGACCCGGCGCGCGCCCCGCACGGCCGGACGCTGGTCAGCTCGACGGTGCTCGGCACCCCGCCGCCCGAGTTGGACCGCGCGGTCCTGGCCCACCTCGCCGTGCTGTACGGCACGCCGACCGACGACTGGGAGCTGCTCGCCGTCCACCACGACCCGGAGGCGGTGCCCGCGATGGCGGCCCCGCACGACCCCCACCGCCAGGTCCGGCTGCTCGCGGGGCTGTACGTGTGCGGCGACCACCGCGACACGAGCACGGTCCAGGGCGCGCTGTCCTCGGCCCGCCGGGCGGCCGACGCGATCCTCGCCGACCTGGGTGTACGGCCCGGACACGGAAGCACCGCCGCGCTGCCCGAGGCCGCCTAG
- a CDS encoding TIGR01777 family oxidoreductase, whose amino-acid sequence MPHSRIAVTGSTGLIGAALVRSLRADGHEVVRLVRHPARSGDEVEWDPKRSYVDVAGLVGCDAVVHLAGAGVGDHRWTEAYKREIRDSRVLGTAAIADAVASLDTPPKVLLAGSAIGFYGDTGDRAVDESAPPGDGFLPSVCVEWEEATAAAEEAGVRTVHARTGLVVAREGGAWGRLFPLFRAGLGGRMGNGRQYWSFIALHDHIAAMRHILDTPELSGAVNLTGPDPVTNAEVTAAMGRVLRRPTLFTAPAPALRIALGDFAGDVLGSQRVLPGRLLDAGFSFAFPGIDAAIRAALR is encoded by the coding sequence ATGCCGCACTCCCGTATCGCCGTCACCGGATCGACCGGACTCATCGGAGCGGCCCTGGTGCGCTCCCTGCGGGCCGACGGGCACGAGGTGGTCCGGCTGGTCCGGCACCCGGCCCGGTCGGGCGACGAGGTGGAGTGGGACCCGAAGCGCAGCTACGTCGACGTGGCCGGGCTGGTGGGCTGCGACGCGGTCGTCCACCTCGCCGGGGCCGGGGTGGGCGACCACCGCTGGACCGAGGCGTACAAGCGGGAGATCCGGGACAGCCGGGTGCTCGGCACCGCCGCGATCGCGGATGCCGTCGCCTCGCTGGACACCCCGCCGAAGGTGCTGCTGGCCGGTTCCGCGATCGGCTTCTACGGCGACACCGGCGACCGGGCGGTCGACGAGAGCGCCCCGCCCGGGGACGGGTTCCTGCCGTCGGTGTGCGTGGAGTGGGAAGAGGCCACGGCCGCCGCCGAGGAGGCGGGGGTACGGACCGTGCACGCCCGCACCGGACTGGTCGTCGCCCGCGAGGGCGGCGCCTGGGGGCGGCTGTTCCCGCTCTTCCGGGCGGGACTCGGCGGGCGGATGGGCAACGGGCGGCAGTACTGGAGCTTCATCGCGCTGCACGACCACATCGCGGCCATGCGGCACATCCTCGACACCCCGGAGCTGTCCGGGGCGGTGAACCTGACCGGCCCCGACCCCGTCACCAACGCCGAGGTGACGGCGGCGATGGGCCGGGTGCTGCGCCGGCCGACGCTCTTCACCGCGCCCGCGCCGGCGCTGCGGATCGCCCTGGGCGACTTCGCCGGGGATGTGCTGGGCAGTCAGCGGGTGCTGCCGGGGCGGCTGCTGGACGCGGGCTTCTCGTTCGCCTTCCCGGGGATCGACGCCGCCATCCGGGCGGCACTGCGCTGA
- a CDS encoding GNAT family N-acetyltransferase, with translation MSEIHAHPAHSVRPSAASDEAALSELDRATWSTLHAVSPRPQPPYDPFFDDTHRPPDFLVAEVRDAAGGIRLAGYTRLVPPTPLACNAHVRQIQGLAVADWARGRGIARALLRAAMAAAREQGANRMTLRVLGHNTPARALYESEGFAVEGVLPGEFYLAGRYVDDVLMGRSLAP, from the coding sequence ATGTCCGAGATCCACGCCCATCCGGCCCATTCCGTCCGCCCCTCGGCCGCCTCCGACGAGGCCGCCCTCAGCGAACTCGACCGCGCCACCTGGTCGACGCTGCATGCCGTGTCGCCCCGGCCGCAGCCCCCGTACGACCCGTTCTTCGACGACACCCACCGGCCGCCGGACTTCCTGGTGGCCGAGGTGCGGGACGCGGCCGGCGGGATACGGCTGGCCGGGTACACCAGGCTGGTCCCGCCGACCCCGCTGGCCTGCAACGCGCACGTACGCCAGATACAGGGCCTGGCCGTGGCCGACTGGGCCCGCGGCCGGGGGATCGCCAGGGCGCTGCTGCGGGCGGCGATGGCGGCGGCGCGCGAACAGGGCGCGAACCGGATGACCCTGCGGGTGCTCGGGCACAACACGCCCGCGCGTGCGCTGTACGAATCGGAGGGGTTCGCCGTCGAGGGAGTGCTGCCCGGTGAGTTCTACCTGGCCGGCCGCTACGTCGACGACGTGCTGATGGGACGCTCGCTCGCCCCCTGA
- a CDS encoding TetR/AcrR family transcriptional regulator has translation MNPPQPSLTERRKAATQLDIARAAAALFAERGPDGTTAEDIARRAGVALRTFYRYFRSKQDAVGPLLTGGAERWQALLEAAEPGAPLAGVLERAVTDALGPGDEYAAEQLGQTRGLLRAAQDDPALRAVWYRVNQDSEERLLPVLTRLAGDAADPLEVRLAAAAATDAVRVALETWAGTDAPATGAGSPADLAVRCLHQLTGGMRLFNR, from the coding sequence CGCCGCAAGGCAGCGACCCAGCTGGACATCGCACGGGCCGCCGCCGCGCTCTTCGCCGAGCGCGGGCCCGACGGCACCACGGCCGAGGACATCGCCCGCCGGGCGGGCGTCGCGCTGCGCACCTTCTACCGCTACTTCCGCTCGAAGCAGGACGCGGTGGGGCCGCTGCTCACCGGCGGCGCCGAGCGCTGGCAGGCGCTGCTCGAAGCGGCGGAGCCGGGCGCCCCGCTCGCCGGGGTCCTGGAGCGGGCGGTGACGGACGCGCTCGGTCCGGGCGACGAGTACGCCGCGGAGCAGCTCGGCCAGACGCGCGGGCTGCTGCGGGCGGCGCAGGACGATCCGGCGCTGCGGGCCGTCTGGTACCGGGTCAACCAGGACTCGGAGGAGCGGCTGCTGCCGGTGCTGACCCGACTGGCGGGCGACGCGGCGGACCCCCTGGAGGTCCGGCTCGCCGCGGCCGCCGCCACGGACGCGGTCCGGGTGGCCCTGGAGACGTGGGCGGGTACGGACGCCCCGGCGACCGGGGCCGGCTCCCCCGCCGACCTCGCGGTGCGCTGCCTGCACCAACTCACCGGCGGAATGCGGCTGTTCAACCGCTGA